Proteins from one Prevotella sp. E2-28 genomic window:
- a CDS encoding aminoacyl-histidine dipeptidase → MNKSTLKPASVFEQFARINEIPRPSKREEKMIEYLKNWGESHGLETKVDETGNVLIRKPATKGYENRKTVILQSHMDMVCDKLVDVDFDFDKDAIQTYVDGDWLKAKGTTLGADDGIGCAIELAILEANDIEHGPLECVFTRDEETGLSGAEGMKAGFMTGDYLINLDSEDEGEMFVSCAGGRNTQAKFTFKREEAPAGSFFLRAQLKGLTGGHSGDDINKKRANAIKLLGRFLFQTMNRYEGVRLAQFHSGKLHNAIPRDGMFVIAVPNAVKENVKADWNIFSAQVEDEFHVTDTQMVWTMESTEAEPVIEAQVARNFVWAIQAVDNGIYAICQDPELNGMVETSSNIAAIHSSETEISILSSQRSNVMSNLDNMCATIVATFQLAGAEAHSSDGYPAWKMRAESKLRDTVVETYKELFGKEPVVRGIHAGLECGLFSERYPNIDMISFGPTLRDVHTPDERLYIPTVQMVWDHLLLVLKRI, encoded by the coding sequence ATGAATAAAAGCACACTAAAACCTGCTTCTGTATTTGAACAGTTTGCCAGAATCAATGAAATACCACGTCCTTCGAAACGCGAAGAGAAGATGATTGAATACCTCAAGAACTGGGGGGAGAGTCATGGTCTTGAAACAAAAGTTGACGAGACGGGTAATGTTCTGATTCGCAAGCCAGCTACCAAGGGTTATGAGAACAGAAAGACTGTTATTCTGCAGAGCCACATGGATATGGTATGCGATAAGCTGGTAGATGTTGACTTCGATTTCGACAAGGATGCTATCCAGACTTATGTAGATGGCGACTGGCTGAAGGCAAAAGGAACTACTCTTGGTGCTGACGATGGTATCGGCTGTGCTATCGAGCTGGCTATCCTTGAGGCAAACGATATAGAACACGGCCCACTGGAGTGTGTCTTCACACGCGATGAGGAGACTGGACTTAGTGGTGCTGAGGGCATGAAGGCTGGTTTCATGACTGGCGACTACCTCATCAACCTCGATTCTGAGGACGAGGGTGAGATGTTCGTGTCATGTGCTGGTGGTCGTAACACTCAGGCTAAATTTACCTTCAAGCGCGAAGAAGCTCCTGCTGGTTCTTTCTTCCTGCGTGCCCAACTGAAAGGTCTAACGGGTGGCCACTCTGGCGATGATATCAACAAGAAGCGTGCTAATGCCATTAAGCTCCTCGGTCGTTTTCTGTTCCAGACCATGAATCGCTATGAGGGCGTGCGTCTGGCTCAGTTCCACTCAGGAAAACTGCACAACGCTATTCCTCGCGATGGTATGTTTGTCATTGCAGTGCCTAACGCTGTGAAGGAAAACGTAAAGGCCGACTGGAATATCTTCTCAGCACAGGTAGAGGATGAGTTCCATGTGACAGATACCCAGATGGTATGGACAATGGAGAGCACAGAGGCTGAACCCGTTATCGAGGCTCAGGTAGCTCGTAATTTCGTATGGGCTATCCAGGCAGTAGATAATGGCATTTACGCTATCTGTCAGGATCCTGAGCTGAATGGTATGGTGGAAACTTCTTCTAATATCGCAGCTATCCATTCTTCTGAGACAGAGATTTCTATTCTCTCATCTCAGCGTTCTAACGTGATGTCAAACCTCGACAATATGTGTGCTACTATCGTGGCTACTTTCCAATTGGCAGGTGCCGAGGCTCATAGCAGCGATGGTTATCCCGCATGGAAGATGAGAGCCGAGAGTAAACTGCGCGATACTGTTGTAGAGACCTATAAGGAGCTATTTGGTAAGGAGCCCGTTGTGCGTGGCATCCATGCAGGACTGGAGTGTGGCCTGTTCTCAGAGCGCTATCCTAATATCGACATGATTTCATTCGGTCCTACACTACGCGATGTTCATACCCCCGATGAGCGTCTGTATATCCCCACTGTGCAAATGGTATGGGATCACCTGCTGCTCGTCCTGAAACGCATCTAA
- a CDS encoding DUF4468 domain-containing protein: MKKLLIAMMLAMPMVIAAQDNTWEQVQINQQDQKYLVGAVPEVNGQVVFSTTINAPGKNAQQIYDILHKELQTMTQEPNQIEQSRLTLEDKDNHQVVASFQEWLVFKNKPLNLDRTRFLYQIICDCKDGKADIKLNRIVYIYDEERDMTTYKAEEWINDKYGLNKKQTKLARVSGKFRRKTIDRVDYIFNRFTQLLQK, translated from the coding sequence ATGAAGAAATTACTGATAGCTATGATGTTGGCGATGCCTATGGTCATCGCAGCTCAGGACAACACTTGGGAACAGGTACAGATAAACCAGCAGGACCAGAAATACTTGGTTGGTGCTGTGCCCGAAGTTAATGGTCAAGTAGTATTTTCTACCACAATCAATGCTCCAGGAAAGAATGCACAGCAGATTTATGACATCTTGCATAAAGAACTGCAGACTATGACCCAAGAGCCTAATCAGATAGAGCAGAGCCGATTAACTTTGGAAGATAAAGACAACCATCAGGTGGTAGCCAGTTTTCAGGAGTGGCTCGTTTTCAAGAACAAGCCCCTGAACCTGGATCGTACACGTTTCCTCTATCAGATTATTTGCGACTGCAAAGACGGAAAGGCAGACATCAAACTGAACCGTATTGTATATATCTATGATGAAGAACGCGACATGACCACTTATAAGGCTGAGGAATGGATTAACGATAAATACGGCCTTAACAAGAAGCAAACAAAGTTGGCTCGCGTTAGCGGAAAATTCCGTCGCAAGACTATTGATCGCGTAGATTATATCTTCAATCGTTTCACACAGTTGTTGCAAAAGTAA
- a CDS encoding NADP-specific glutamate dehydrogenase, whose product MNAAQVVEQLKQRFPNEPEYIQAVSQVLPTIEEEYNKHPEFEKSNLIERLCIPDRVIEFRVTWTDDKGNIQTNMGYRIQHNNAIGPYKGGIRYHKSVNLGILKFLAFEQTFKNSLTTLPMGGAKGGSDFSPRGKSDAEVMRFCQAFMNELYRHIGPDEDVPAGDIGVGGREVGYMFGQYKKLTHQFQGVLTGKGIQFGGSLIRPEATGYGTVYFLVSMLKTRGIELAGKKVLISGAGNVAQYAAEKCLQLGAIPMTMSDSDGYIYDPDGITREKLDYIMELKNVERGRIKEYVEEYPTAKYYEGKRPWYEKADIALPCATQNEINGEEAAALVKNGVIAVAEGANMPSLPEAIKIFQDAKILYAPGKASNAGGVSVSGLEMSQNSERLSWTAKEVDDYLKRIMNDIHENCVKYGTQADGYINYVKGANVAGFMKVAKAMMAQGIV is encoded by the coding sequence ATGAATGCAGCACAAGTTGTAGAGCAGCTGAAACAGCGCTTTCCTAACGAGCCCGAGTACATTCAGGCCGTAAGTCAGGTACTTCCCACTATCGAGGAAGAGTACAACAAGCACCCCGAGTTTGAAAAGAGCAACCTGATCGAGCGTCTTTGCATCCCCGATCGCGTTATTGAGTTCCGTGTTACATGGACCGACGATAAGGGTAACATCCAGACAAACATGGGTTATCGCATTCAGCACAATAACGCTATTGGCCCGTACAAAGGCGGTATCCGTTATCACAAGTCAGTAAACCTTGGTATCCTGAAGTTCTTGGCTTTCGAGCAGACCTTCAAGAACTCACTGACAACTCTGCCTATGGGTGGTGCTAAGGGTGGTTCTGACTTCTCTCCCCGCGGCAAGAGCGATGCAGAAGTTATGCGTTTCTGCCAGGCCTTCATGAACGAGCTTTATCGTCACATTGGTCCCGATGAGGACGTACCCGCTGGTGACATCGGCGTAGGTGGCCGTGAGGTTGGTTACATGTTCGGTCAGTACAAGAAGTTGACTCATCAGTTCCAGGGTGTGCTCACCGGTAAGGGCATCCAGTTCGGTGGTTCACTCATCCGTCCTGAGGCTACTGGTTATGGTACTGTTTACTTCCTCGTTTCTATGCTGAAGACTCGCGGTATTGAGCTCGCAGGCAAGAAGGTGCTGATCTCTGGTGCAGGTAACGTTGCTCAGTATGCTGCTGAGAAGTGTCTGCAGTTGGGCGCTATCCCCATGACCATGTCAGACTCTGATGGTTACATCTACGATCCCGATGGTATCACTCGCGAGAAGCTCGACTATATCATGGAGCTGAAGAACGTAGAGCGTGGACGTATTAAGGAATATGTTGAGGAATATCCTACAGCTAAATACTACGAGGGCAAGCGTCCTTGGTATGAGAAGGCCGACATCGCTCTGCCTTGCGCAACTCAGAACGAGATTAACGGTGAAGAGGCTGCTGCTCTGGTAAAGAATGGCGTTATCGCAGTTGCTGAGGGTGCTAACATGCCTTCACTCCCTGAGGCTATCAAGATCTTCCAGGATGCTAAGATCCTGTACGCTCCTGGTAAGGCTTCTAACGCTGGTGGTGTGTCAGTATCAGGTCTTGAGATGAGTCAGAACTCTGAGCGTCTGAGCTGGACTGCTAAGGAAGTTGACGACTATCTGAAGCGCATCATGAACGACATTCACGAGAACTGCGTGAAGTACGGTACACAGGCTGATGGCTACATCAACTACGTGAAGGGTGCTAACGTTGCAGGCTTCATGAAGGTTGCTAAGGCTATGATGGCTCAGGGCATCGTGTAA
- a CDS encoding Tex family protein: MNTQNIFAKLIAQSLNLNIEAVGNTLSLLEEGCTIPFISRYRKERTGALDEVQIAAINDENERLKEIQKRKETVIKTITDQEKMTPELQKRIEQCWDSTELEDIYLPFKPRRRTRAQVAREQGLEPLAQILMLQRERDPERAAQAFVKGDVKDAEMAIKGAQDIIAETVSEDERSRQQLRGAYRRTAIITSKVVKAKANTDEAAKYHDYFDWHEPLKRCSSHRLLAMRRGENEGILRLSIDPIDDDECIERLQRHYVYGHTPCGDLVAEAVEDSYKRLLKPSIETEFANLSKEQADEEAIRVFAENLRQLLLGAPLGQKRVMGVDPGFRTGCKVVCLDAQGNLLHHEAIFPHPPVNKRMQATVHVQQMLEQYHIEAIAIGNGTASRETKAFIEDAIQGHEDVNVFVVSEDGASVYSASKVARDEFPDEDVTVRGAVSIGRRLMDPLAELVKIDPKSIGVGQYQHDVDQTKLKHQLDQTVESCVNQVGVNLNTASSHLLQYVSGLGVTLANNIIEYRKENGAFTSRAQLKKVPRLGPSAYQQCAGFLRIPGAKNPLDNSAVHPESYPIVEQMAKDLGCTVKDLIEQKELRARLDIKKYVTSEVGLPTLTDIMTELEKPGRDPREQLEAFEFDSRVQTVDDLAEGMILPGIVTNITNFGAFVDIGVHQDGLVHISQMANRRIAHPTDVVKLHQHVTVKVIEIDHRRNRISLSMKI, encoded by the coding sequence ATGAATACACAGAATATTTTTGCAAAACTGATAGCCCAAAGCCTGAATCTGAATATTGAGGCAGTGGGTAATACTTTATCTTTATTAGAAGAGGGCTGCACTATTCCCTTTATCTCGCGTTATAGAAAAGAACGTACAGGTGCGCTCGACGAGGTACAGATTGCTGCTATCAACGACGAGAACGAGCGACTGAAGGAAATTCAGAAACGCAAGGAAACGGTTATCAAGACCATTACCGATCAAGAGAAGATGACACCTGAACTCCAAAAACGCATCGAACAATGTTGGGACAGTACAGAATTGGAAGATATCTACTTACCCTTCAAACCTCGTCGCCGCACACGTGCACAGGTAGCTCGCGAACAGGGACTTGAACCACTTGCCCAGATATTGATGTTACAACGAGAGCGCGACCCTGAACGTGCAGCGCAAGCCTTTGTGAAAGGCGACGTAAAGGATGCTGAGATGGCAATCAAGGGTGCTCAGGATATCATTGCAGAGACGGTGAGCGAGGATGAACGGTCTCGCCAACAGTTACGTGGTGCCTATCGTCGTACGGCTATCATCACCTCAAAAGTGGTGAAAGCAAAGGCCAATACGGATGAAGCAGCAAAGTATCATGACTATTTCGACTGGCACGAGCCGTTGAAGCGCTGTTCCAGTCATCGTTTGTTGGCTATGCGTAGAGGTGAGAACGAGGGTATTCTTCGCCTGAGTATCGACCCTATCGATGACGACGAATGCATCGAGCGTCTGCAGCGTCATTATGTTTATGGACATACACCTTGTGGAGACTTGGTTGCTGAGGCTGTAGAGGATAGTTACAAGCGCCTTCTGAAGCCAAGCATTGAGACAGAGTTTGCTAATCTGAGCAAGGAACAGGCTGACGAAGAAGCCATCCGCGTGTTTGCAGAGAATCTCAGACAACTTCTATTAGGAGCGCCCTTGGGACAGAAGCGCGTGATGGGTGTGGACCCTGGTTTCCGCACAGGATGCAAGGTGGTCTGTCTGGATGCACAGGGTAACCTGCTACACCATGAAGCAATCTTCCCCCACCCGCCTGTCAACAAACGTATGCAGGCTACCGTTCACGTGCAACAGATGTTGGAGCAGTATCATATTGAGGCAATCGCAATAGGAAATGGTACGGCCAGTCGTGAGACGAAGGCATTCATTGAAGATGCCATTCAAGGTCATGAAGATGTCAATGTCTTTGTTGTAAGTGAAGATGGTGCCTCTGTTTATTCCGCTTCAAAAGTGGCTCGCGACGAATTCCCCGACGAGGATGTTACTGTACGAGGAGCCGTCTCCATTGGACGTCGTTTGATGGACCCATTGGCAGAGTTAGTGAAGATTGATCCCAAGAGCATCGGAGTAGGACAATATCAACATGATGTTGACCAAACCAAGTTAAAGCATCAGTTGGATCAGACAGTAGAAAGTTGCGTAAACCAAGTTGGCGTCAACTTAAATACTGCATCGAGCCATTTACTGCAATACGTTAGCGGACTGGGTGTTACACTTGCAAATAACATCATAGAATATCGCAAGGAGAATGGTGCTTTCACCTCTCGCGCGCAACTCAAGAAGGTGCCTCGTTTGGGTCCTTCTGCTTACCAGCAATGTGCAGGATTTTTGCGTATTCCTGGTGCAAAGAACCCACTCGATAATAGTGCCGTTCATCCAGAAAGTTACCCCATCGTGGAACAGATGGCAAAGGACCTGGGATGTACCGTCAAAGACCTTATCGAACAAAAAGAATTACGTGCCCGCTTAGACATCAAGAAATATGTGACATCAGAAGTGGGACTACCCACGCTGACGGATATCATGACGGAATTAGAAAAGCCCGGTCGCGATCCTCGCGAACAATTAGAGGCTTTCGAGTTTGACAGTCGTGTACAGACCGTAGATGACCTTGCCGAAGGCATGATTCTGCCTGGTATCGTCACCAACATCACCAACTTTGGTGCCTTCGTAGATATCGGCGTGCATCAAGACGGATTGGTGCATATCTCACAGATGGCTAATCGCCGTATTGCCCATCCCACGGATGTAGTCAAACTGCATCAGCACGTTACTGTAAAGGTCATAGAAATTGACCATCGACGAAATCGTATCTCATTATCAATGAAAATTTAA
- a CDS encoding GAF domain-containing protein: MTNKQQKYDELLPQLAALIDGEKEEMSVLANVSAVLKEQFGWFWIGFYMEREGELRLGPFQGTVACMHIKIGKGVCGTSFERQESIVVPDVEQFPGHIACSSLSRSEIVVPIFDKAHKPVGVLDIDSTELNTFDDCDRQNLERVCEIISKTLYS; this comes from the coding sequence ATGACAAATAAACAGCAGAAATATGATGAGTTGTTGCCGCAATTGGCTGCACTCATTGACGGTGAGAAAGAAGAGATGAGCGTATTGGCTAATGTCAGCGCAGTACTTAAAGAGCAGTTCGGATGGTTCTGGATTGGCTTTTATATGGAACGCGAGGGTGAATTGCGTCTTGGTCCGTTTCAGGGTACCGTAGCCTGTATGCATATTAAAATAGGTAAAGGCGTCTGTGGCACATCCTTTGAACGACAGGAGAGTATCGTGGTGCCCGATGTAGAGCAGTTTCCTGGACATATTGCCTGTTCCAGCTTGTCGCGCTCAGAGATTGTAGTCCCCATTTTTGATAAAGCGCATAAGCCTGTTGGTGTGCTCGATATTGACAGTACAGAGCTCAACACCTTTGATGACTGCGATAGGCAGAACCTAGAGCGCGTATGTGAAATTATTTCTAAGACATTGTATTCATGA
- a CDS encoding L-threonylcarbamoyladenylate synthase: MTQEQDIKNAIEAMRKGGVILYPTDTVWGIGCDATNAEAVKRVYDIKQRDDSKALICLVDSDARLQRYVRNVPDVAWQLIDCVDKPTTLILDGAVNLAPNLIAEDGSIGIRVTQEAFSKELCFRFQKAIVSTSANISGEPAAQNYRDIDPRILEQVDYVCWTRRQEHQPHQPSSIIKLSADGQVQIIRK, encoded by the coding sequence ATGACACAAGAACAGGATATCAAAAACGCCATTGAGGCGATGCGTAAGGGTGGGGTAATCCTCTATCCTACGGATACGGTATGGGGCATTGGTTGTGATGCAACGAATGCTGAGGCCGTAAAACGAGTGTATGACATTAAGCAACGTGATGATTCAAAGGCACTTATCTGTCTGGTTGATAGTGATGCCCGCTTACAGCGTTATGTTAGGAATGTGCCTGATGTGGCTTGGCAGCTCATAGACTGCGTGGACAAACCCACTACATTGATTCTGGACGGAGCTGTCAATCTGGCTCCAAATCTGATTGCCGAAGATGGTTCTATCGGTATTCGCGTCACGCAGGAGGCTTTTTCCAAGGAACTCTGTTTCCGTTTCCAGAAGGCTATCGTTTCTACCTCAGCTAATATTAGTGGCGAGCCTGCTGCACAGAATTACCGTGACATAGATCCACGTATCCTTGAGCAGGTAGATTATGTATGCTGGACACGTCGTCAGGAGCATCAGCCCCATCAGCCTTCGAGCATCATCAAACTCTCTGCTGACGGACAGGTGCAGATTATCCGCAAGTAA
- a CDS encoding OmpH family outer membrane protein, translating to MKKNFFRALALLTIVGLTSACNNSAPKMDEEPEVATTNGDGMRIAYIEIDTLTAQYEFAKEKSLELEKKSTNARNTIQSKTQQLEKNAQAFQQKLQSNGYTSREQAEAAQASLQREQQNIMALQQRLESELASEQQKFLQAFQDSLDNFLADYNKDKKYDMIVNKAAVLYADKRFDITADVVNGMNRRYKKVAASDSTKTK from the coding sequence ATGAAAAAGAATTTTTTCCGTGCTTTGGCACTCTTGACCATTGTAGGTCTCACATCAGCTTGTAATAACTCAGCTCCCAAAATGGACGAAGAGCCTGAGGTAGCTACTACAAATGGCGATGGTATGCGTATCGCCTATATCGAGATTGACACCCTGACAGCTCAGTATGAGTTTGCGAAGGAGAAGTCTCTTGAACTGGAGAAGAAGAGCACCAATGCACGTAACACGATTCAGAGCAAGACCCAGCAGTTGGAGAAGAATGCACAGGCATTCCAGCAGAAGCTCCAGAGCAATGGCTATACTTCTCGTGAGCAGGCTGAGGCCGCTCAGGCAAGTCTTCAGCGTGAGCAGCAGAACATCATGGCTCTGCAGCAGCGTCTTGAGAGTGAGTTGGCCAGCGAGCAGCAGAAGTTCCTGCAGGCATTCCAGGATAGTCTTGACAATTTCCTCGCTGATTACAACAAGGATAAGAAATATGACATGATTGTCAATAAAGCAGCTGTTCTCTATGCAGACAAGCGTTTCGACATTACTGCCGATGTAGTGAATGGTATGAACCGTCGCTACAAGAAGGTAGCTGCTTCTGACTCTACTAAGACAAAATAA
- a CDS encoding SLC13 family permease: protein MTLIIILLLLLSYLLIATTHLTGVNKAAISIFLAAIGWVVYIIWGTDFVMDMHPGAYEAFLDGKAASSEQVKNFIYDSIFLKYVGKAAAIVMYLLATMSIIEILNNNGCFDFISEWIRTRNSKRLLWTITLATFILSANLDNLTTTIVMLVIMHSIVKSRAQRMLIGSAIVLAAVCGGCFTVIGDPTGLLLWANEAVTASDFSSYLAWPALAAWVVPTVLISRQLPSRLDIEWGAAPYRGDDTRLNRWQRMLMLIVGIGGLWFVPTFLSITRLPAFLGALVVLALLWVVNEAFNRKLMNADQMSQRRIPRVIQYEAIQQMLFVMGIMLGLGVVTETGVFTDVADWIDVTIGNLWVVGILSGILSSLVDTFTIAASDIALYDIWNAGDYAQNGTYWKVIAYCTAVGGCLLSVGSVCGLALMKIEHIHLGWYIKNITPKVLIGWLLGLAILWVEVIYYS from the coding sequence ATGACACTGATTATCATCTTACTACTATTACTTAGTTATTTACTGATTGCTACAACTCATTTGACGGGTGTAAACAAAGCTGCAATCAGCATATTCCTTGCGGCAATTGGTTGGGTGGTATATATTATTTGGGGTACAGACTTTGTAATGGATATGCACCCTGGAGCCTACGAGGCATTCCTCGATGGCAAGGCTGCTTCTAGTGAGCAGGTGAAGAATTTTATCTACGATAGTATTTTCCTGAAGTACGTAGGTAAAGCTGCAGCCATAGTGATGTATCTGTTGGCAACGATGTCAATCATTGAGATACTCAATAATAATGGTTGCTTTGATTTTATTAGTGAGTGGATTCGTACGCGTAATTCAAAGCGTCTGTTGTGGACCATCACACTTGCTACTTTTATCCTTTCTGCCAATCTTGATAACCTGACCACCACGATTGTGATGCTTGTTATCATGCACAGTATTGTAAAGAGTCGTGCGCAGCGTATGCTCATAGGTTCTGCCATTGTATTGGCAGCAGTATGTGGTGGCTGCTTTACTGTAATTGGTGATCCCACAGGTCTGCTCTTATGGGCTAATGAAGCAGTAACAGCTTCTGATTTCTCCAGTTATCTGGCTTGGCCTGCACTTGCTGCTTGGGTTGTTCCTACTGTTCTGATTAGTCGCCAGTTGCCCTCTCGTTTGGATATAGAGTGGGGAGCGGCTCCTTATCGTGGTGATGATACACGTCTGAACCGTTGGCAGCGTATGCTGATGTTAATTGTTGGTATTGGTGGCTTGTGGTTTGTACCTACCTTCCTGAGTATTACGCGTCTGCCAGCTTTTCTTGGGGCTTTGGTAGTATTAGCACTGCTTTGGGTGGTTAATGAGGCATTTAACCGAAAACTGATGAATGCCGACCAAATGTCACAGCGCCGTATTCCACGTGTTATTCAGTATGAGGCAATTCAGCAAATGCTCTTCGTGATGGGTATTATGCTAGGATTGGGTGTTGTGACTGAGACTGGCGTGTTTACTGATGTGGCAGACTGGATTGATGTTACTATAGGTAATCTGTGGGTTGTTGGTATTTTGTCTGGTATCCTCAGTAGTCTGGTTGACACATTTACTATTGCAGCCAGCGATATTGCTTTGTATGATATCTGGAATGCCGGTGACTACGCCCAGAATGGTACCTATTGGAAGGTAATTGCCTACTGTACGGCTGTGGGTGGCTGTCTGCTAAGCGTGGGTAGTGTTTGTGGTTTGGCCTTGATGAAGATTGAACATATCCACCTTGGTTGGTACATTAAGAACATCACCCCGAAAGTGCTTATAGGATGGCTTTTAGGACTTGCCATCCTGTGGGTTGAGGTTATTTATTACTCATAA
- a CDS encoding putative porin — MRIKQYLLLTIMAVSLLNGQLLLAQTQRSLGGFDNLDDTDQNSRTFNPHGNDSTKKHKEIPKGIYAWTVDRKFGDIVRTEVDTMPHLYPQKTLAMGSNMQYNTTGSNYSARQNRIFIDRKEKQQFAFTEVYDMVLRQPDELHFTNTLSPITNLSYDNCGNKTNGEDHLNARFAVNAGKRVGIGMDLNYAYARGYYQNQSISHFGATFYGSYLGDQYQLHAIYSTHHQKASENGGVTNDDYITHPERTEQSYSENEIPVILQRNWNRNDHEHLFLTHRYNLGFYQQVPMTEEEKAAKKFALASALDNKKDSIDTPLDTMAVDSAQLFMKREFKPVTSFIHTAEIGSYDRRYQAYDSPTNYYANTYYNSYDGGYGTDSILDVTNYFSLKNTLAIALMEGFNKYAMAGLKVFASHELRRAKMPMNITTSDAILGTVNEHNISIGGQLQRTQGHTLHYDLLAETWVAGEDIGQLKLDGKADLNFAFLGDTVRLIAKGYFHRLNPTLYERKFHAKHFWWDNDLSKETRTRIEGNFIYEKTNTTLRVAVEEIQNYTYYGMSYTRANETNTQLTAGVRQHSGNLNVLTAQLDQKLQVGPLHWDNILTYQSSSNKDVLPLPTLNAFSNLYLQFMVAGVLRVELGGAATWFSKYYAPDFCPGINQFAVQENAQTRTELGNFPFIDVYANLHLKHARFFLMMQNATATSFNRKYFLAPHYAQNDAVVHFGVSWNFFN, encoded by the coding sequence ATGAGAATAAAGCAGTATCTGCTTCTTACTATAATGGCCGTCAGTTTGCTGAACGGCCAACTTTTGTTAGCACAGACACAAAGATCCCTTGGGGGATTTGATAATCTCGACGACACAGATCAGAATAGTCGGACATTCAACCCTCATGGAAATGACTCTACAAAGAAACACAAAGAGATACCAAAGGGTATCTATGCGTGGACTGTAGATCGTAAATTTGGAGATATCGTTAGGACTGAGGTAGATACCATGCCTCATCTCTACCCACAGAAGACTCTTGCCATGGGGTCTAACATGCAATACAACACTACTGGAAGTAATTATTCCGCACGTCAGAACCGTATCTTCATTGACCGTAAAGAGAAACAGCAGTTTGCCTTCACCGAAGTGTATGATATGGTACTCAGGCAACCTGATGAATTACATTTTACCAATACGCTCTCGCCTATCACAAACCTGAGCTATGACAACTGTGGTAACAAGACCAACGGTGAAGACCACTTGAATGCTCGTTTTGCCGTAAATGCAGGTAAGCGTGTAGGAATTGGTATGGACTTAAATTATGCCTATGCACGTGGATACTACCAGAACCAGAGCATCAGTCATTTTGGAGCCACCTTCTACGGCAGCTATTTAGGTGATCAGTATCAATTACACGCTATTTATTCTACTCATCACCAGAAAGCTTCAGAGAATGGCGGTGTGACAAACGATGACTATATCACACACCCTGAACGCACAGAACAGTCATACTCTGAAAATGAGATACCTGTTATTCTTCAACGAAACTGGAACCGCAACGACCATGAGCATCTGTTTCTGACTCATCGCTACAACCTGGGATTCTATCAGCAGGTACCTATGACCGAGGAAGAAAAAGCGGCAAAAAAGTTTGCACTGGCATCTGCATTAGACAACAAGAAGGATAGTATTGACACACCACTCGATACAATGGCTGTGGACTCTGCACAGCTATTCATGAAACGTGAGTTCAAACCCGTCACAAGTTTCATCCACACTGCAGAAATTGGTAGCTACGATCGTAGGTATCAAGCTTATGACTCGCCCACCAATTACTATGCCAACACCTATTACAATAGTTATGATGGAGGCTATGGAACAGATTCCATATTGGATGTCACTAATTATTTCAGCCTAAAGAACACACTTGCCATAGCCCTGATGGAGGGTTTTAACAAATATGCGATGGCAGGCTTGAAAGTATTTGCATCTCATGAGTTACGACGCGCTAAGATGCCTATGAATATCACCACAAGCGATGCAATACTGGGCACTGTGAACGAGCATAACATCAGTATTGGTGGACAGCTGCAACGCACTCAGGGACACACACTACACTACGACCTATTGGCCGAAACTTGGGTTGCAGGAGAAGATATCGGCCAATTAAAACTCGACGGAAAGGCGGATTTAAACTTCGCGTTCCTTGGAGATACAGTAAGGCTTATTGCAAAAGGCTATTTTCATAGGTTAAACCCCACACTATACGAACGTAAGTTTCATGCAAAACACTTCTGGTGGGACAATGATTTAAGCAAAGAGACACGTACACGTATCGAGGGAAACTTCATTTACGAGAAGACGAATACCACATTACGAGTAGCCGTTGAGGAGATACAGAATTACACCTACTACGGAATGTCCTATACACGTGCCAATGAGACCAACACACAACTTACAGCGGGTGTTAGACAGCATAGTGGCAACCTGAATGTGCTCACCGCGCAACTGGATCAGAAGTTGCAGGTAGGTCCTTTGCATTGGGATAATATCTTGACTTACCAGTCATCATCAAATAAGGACGTACTACCTCTGCCTACGCTCAACGCCTTCTCAAACCTGTATCTGCAGTTTATGGTTGCTGGTGTACTTCGCGTAGAGTTGGGTGGTGCTGCCACATGGTTCAGCAAATACTATGCACCCGACTTCTGTCCTGGCATTAATCAGTTTGCTGTACAGGAGAACGCACAGACGCGTACAGAGTTAGGCAACTTCCCCTTCATCGATGTCTATGCAAACTTGCACTTGAAGCACGCACGTTTCTTCCTGATGATGCAGAATGCAACTGCCACATCATTCAACAGAAAATACTTCTTAGCTCCACACTACGCTCAGAATGACGCAGTCGTTCACTTTGGCGTATCTTGGAACTTCTTTAATTAA